In Lacibacter sp. H375, one DNA window encodes the following:
- the porN gene encoding type IX secretion system ring protein PorN/GldN: MKMKSLSVGLLLASLMISGVVSAQQRKKTTRKTTTPPAQSSGYGSSGYGTTPTQTQQQPTQQNSAYGNNNQQQPTNQPQANIPIVVVKSTGNAALDTIKPSLRNDASIERNLIKDRQPLAYEHIREDDAVYRQRVWREIDTREKMNLPFRYSADEDNGNQRFISIILKAIRDREITAFDPLDDRFSTPLTPQAVMESFSGGVDTVPVYDLQGNIERYEVRTKEVDPDSIYQFRVKEEWVFDKESSRMFVRILGICPVKPIYTSTGQFIDMSPLFWIYYPDARGVLSRFEAFNGKNFGARMTWEELFENRMFSSYITKTTMDNPYDRRLKDFIKDPILRLLEGENIKDKIFNYEQDLWSY; the protein is encoded by the coding sequence ATGAAAATGAAAAGCCTTTCTGTTGGTTTGTTGTTAGCTTCCCTGATGATTTCGGGGGTTGTTTCTGCGCAACAGCGGAAGAAGACAACACGTAAAACAACAACGCCACCGGCACAATCTTCGGGCTATGGTTCATCCGGGTATGGCACAACGCCTACTCAAACTCAACAGCAACCAACGCAGCAGAACTCGGCATATGGTAATAATAACCAACAGCAACCTACTAATCAGCCACAGGCGAATATTCCTATTGTGGTGGTGAAATCAACGGGTAATGCTGCTTTGGATACTATTAAACCATCGCTTCGTAACGATGCGTCTATTGAGCGTAACCTCATTAAAGATCGTCAGCCATTGGCTTATGAGCATATTCGTGAAGATGATGCGGTTTATCGCCAACGTGTATGGAGAGAAATCGACACACGTGAAAAGATGAACCTACCTTTCCGGTATTCAGCTGATGAGGATAATGGTAACCAGCGCTTCATTTCAATTATTCTGAAAGCGATCAGAGATAGAGAAATAACAGCTTTCGATCCTCTTGATGATCGTTTTTCTACACCATTAACGCCGCAGGCTGTAATGGAATCATTTTCAGGTGGTGTTGATACTGTTCCTGTTTATGATCTGCAGGGTAATATTGAGCGTTACGAGGTTCGTACAAAAGAGGTTGATCCTGACAGTATCTACCAATTCAGAGTAAAAGAAGAGTGGGTGTTCGATAAAGAATCATCAAGAATGTTTGTAAGAATTCTCGGAATTTGCCCTGTAAAACCTATTTATACGTCAACAGGTCAGTTTATCGATATGTCGCCATTATTCTGGATTTATTACCCGGATGCACGTGGTGTGCTATCAAGATTTGAAGCATTTAATGGTAAAAACTTTGGTGCACGTATGACATGGGAGGAACTGTTTGAAAATCGTATGTTCAGCAGTTATATCACGAAAACAACCATGGACAATCCATATGACCGTCGTTTGAAAGATTTCATCAAAGACCCAATCCTTCGCTTACTTGAAGGTGAAAATATCAAGGACAAGATATTCAACTACGAGCAAGATCTATGGTCATATTAA
- the porM gene encoding type IX secretion system motor protein PorM/GldM, with the protein MALPKEPRQKMINLMYLVLTALLALNVSAEIINAFKVVDNSLTTTNTVVNRSTETIMESFKIKLAAPESRVKAEVWMPKAETAVRLTKEVTDYIEQLKMKIKVEAGYDPKDPESKFKEDNVDIATRIMDKQGEGEKLRAKLEQYKKAMLAIDPEVAKMFEKNLPINTEIPKSNTRQMGKVTWASAYFHMTPTVAALTMLSKFQNDVKTTESRFVNEFHNRVGQVVVRFDAFEPIVGSSSSYLFPGQELEITAGLGAFSKSKLPTVSIAGAPVELNEKGMAVKKIKVGSTSGSVKVVVNYTDQDGNPQSKETEINYTVGTATGAFVSAEKVKVLYIGLDNELAVSGGNVGDEKVTVGINNGSLSKIGPGRYVAKPTTPGKAIVTVNSDGKPSSFEFRVKTVPDPTPMVGASKGGRIPANVFKAQRGIRAELENFVFEGVSFTVTGYTFYATGAGFPDAGVKPGIRSNTFDAVQDLMNRCKPGTTVVLDEIKAVGPGGNTRTLPTMAFNLY; encoded by the coding sequence ATGGCACTACCTAAAGAGCCCCGGCAGAAGATGATCAACCTGATGTACCTGGTGTTAACAGCACTGTTGGCACTCAACGTATCAGCAGAGATCATCAATGCATTTAAAGTAGTTGACAATAGTCTTACCACTACAAATACAGTCGTTAACCGTTCTACAGAAACGATCATGGAATCGTTCAAAATAAAACTTGCTGCACCAGAATCAAGAGTTAAAGCCGAAGTATGGATGCCAAAAGCAGAAACTGCAGTTCGTTTAACGAAAGAAGTAACTGACTATATTGAGCAACTGAAAATGAAAATTAAAGTTGAAGCAGGATACGATCCAAAAGATCCTGAATCAAAATTTAAAGAAGATAATGTAGATATCGCTACCCGTATTATGGATAAGCAGGGTGAAGGCGAAAAGCTGAGAGCGAAATTAGAGCAGTATAAAAAAGCAATGTTAGCCATCGATCCTGAAGTGGCTAAAATGTTTGAAAAGAATCTTCCGATCAATACTGAAATTCCAAAGTCAAATACCCGTCAAATGGGTAAAGTAACATGGGCTTCAGCTTACTTCCATATGACCCCTACTGTTGCTGCTTTAACAATGCTCAGTAAGTTTCAGAACGACGTAAAAACAACTGAAAGCCGTTTTGTGAATGAATTTCATAACCGTGTCGGCCAGGTAGTAGTTCGTTTTGATGCGTTTGAGCCAATTGTTGGATCAAGTTCAAGCTATCTGTTCCCCGGACAGGAATTAGAAATTACGGCAGGGTTAGGTGCTTTCAGTAAAAGCAAACTCCCTACAGTATCTATTGCAGGTGCTCCGGTTGAATTGAACGAGAAGGGTATGGCTGTTAAAAAGATCAAAGTTGGCAGCACAAGTGGTTCAGTAAAAGTTGTTGTAAACTATACAGACCAGGATGGTAACCCACAATCAAAAGAAACAGAAATTAACTATACGGTAGGTACTGCAACGGGTGCGTTTGTAAGTGCTGAAAAAGTAAAAGTATTATACATCGGTTTAGATAATGAGCTTGCTGTTAGCGGTGGTAATGTAGGTGATGAAAAAGTAACAGTAGGTATCAACAATGGCTCTTTGAGTAAAATTGGTCCGGGTCGTTACGTTGCCAAGCCTACAACTCCTGGTAAAGCTATCGTTACAGTTAATTCTGATGGGAAGCCAAGTAGCTTTGAATTCAGAGTGAAAACCGTTCCTGATCCTACGCCAATGGTTGGTGCCAGCAAAGGCGGACGTATTCCAGCCAATGTATTTAAAGCACAAAGAGGTATCAGAGCCGAGCTTGAGAACTTCGTGTTTGAAGGGGTAAGCTTTACTGTTACCGGATATACTTTCTATGCAACAGGTGCTGGTTTCCCGGATGCTGGTGTTAAGCCAGGTATCCGCAGCAACACATTTGATGCTGTGCAGGACCTGATGAACCGTTGCAAACCAGGTACAACTGTGGTACTTGATGAAATAAAAGCGGTTGGACCAGGTGGTAACACAAGAACTTTGCCTACAATGGCGTTTAATCTATATTAA
- the porL gene encoding type IX secretion system motor protein PorL/GldL has translation MAVSKSTEKITNIIVSAGAAVVIFGAWAKILHLSFADMMLTVGLLTEAGIFLVYAYLASQGYGMHDDHKAAVPAGTPALASLDKMMSDADITPANLRSLGENFQKLNSTVGGIKDVSDVVSSTGQLSASSKEAAKVLDGMKDAYQQAASTVSSFNLAAEGTKAYHEQVQVMTKNLGSLNTIYELELQDTNNHLKAMNKFYGNLTQASEAMLGSVDDAKKAQEQIGSLARNLGTLNNIYGNMINAMQGR, from the coding sequence ATGGCAGTCTCTAAATCAACCGAAAAAATCACGAACATTATCGTTTCCGCAGGTGCAGCAGTTGTAATCTTCGGAGCGTGGGCCAAGATCCTCCACCTTTCATTTGCAGATATGATGCTTACAGTAGGTCTGTTGACCGAAGCAGGTATCTTCTTAGTATACGCATACTTAGCCTCACAAGGTTATGGTATGCACGATGATCATAAAGCAGCAGTTCCCGCAGGAACGCCAGCACTTGCTTCGTTAGATAAAATGATGAGCGATGCAGATATTACACCGGCAAACCTCCGCAGCCTTGGAGAAAATTTCCAAAAGCTCAACAGCACTGTTGGTGGTATTAAAGATGTTAGCGATGTAGTTTCTTCAACCGGCCAGTTAAGTGCATCTTCTAAAGAAGCTGCTAAAGTATTGGATGGTATGAAAGATGCTTATCAGCAAGCTGCTTCAACCGTTTCTTCTTTCAATCTGGCTGCAGAAGGTACAAAAGCGTACCATGAGCAAGTACAGGTTATGACAAAGAATCTCGGTTCTTTAAATACAATTTACGAATTGGAATTACAGGATACCAACAATCACCTGAAAGCAATGAACAAATTCTATGGTAACCTTACACAGGCTTCTGAAGCAATGTTGGGTAGCGTAGATGATGCGAAGAAAGCACAGGAGCAAATTGGCAGCCTTGCAAGAAACCTCGGCACCTTGAACAACATCTACGGAAATATGATCAATGCAATGCAGGGACGTTAA
- the porK gene encoding type IX secretion system lipoprotein PorK/GldK, translating into MKNQLLSCLTIAALSVLAVSCGKSKSSSKSANNGQLVGASYNAKQNNNTHLGMVMIPQGTFHMGPSDEDINYAYTARNRQVSISGFWMDATEVTNSEYKQFVFYVRDSIAATVLNYIDPKTNSIDWKKAAGIWKEKNVYEKLGQMMMAPDDRIFGKMEIDPDKLIYQEEYVDYKAAAYRKPNEPRSKFIIKNPVKVYPDTLVWVRDFSYSYNEPMSQRYFAHPAFANYPVVGTTWKQANAFCNWRTRHLNDFNDKKGYATESSYRLPSEAEWEYAARGGRSQSMFPWGNYYLRNRKGCLMANFKPGRGNYPEDGGFYTVRADAYWPNDFGLYNMAGNVAEWTGSLYYEGAYNFAHDMNPDIRYNAKDSDPPRMKRKVVRGGSWQSVGYFLQTSTRNYEYQDTAKSYIGFRCVINLPPMMRKR; encoded by the coding sequence ATGAAGAACCAACTGTTAAGTTGCCTAACAATCGCCGCCTTATCCGTACTAGCTGTTAGCTGCGGTAAATCGAAGTCTTCTTCGAAATCAGCAAACAACGGTCAACTTGTTGGTGCATCCTACAACGCCAAGCAAAACAACAACACACATCTTGGAATGGTGATGATTCCTCAGGGCACCTTTCACATGGGACCAAGTGATGAGGACATCAACTATGCGTATACTGCACGTAACCGCCAGGTATCGATAAGCGGTTTCTGGATGGATGCGACTGAAGTTACCAATAGCGAATACAAGCAGTTTGTGTTCTATGTAAGGGATTCCATTGCGGCAACTGTATTAAACTACATCGATCCGAAGACAAACTCCATCGACTGGAAAAAAGCTGCCGGTATCTGGAAAGAGAAGAATGTATATGAGAAACTCGGCCAGATGATGATGGCACCGGATGATCGCATTTTCGGTAAAATGGAAATCGACCCTGACAAACTCATTTATCAGGAAGAGTATGTAGACTACAAAGCAGCTGCTTACCGCAAACCAAACGAACCCCGTTCAAAATTCATTATTAAGAATCCCGTTAAAGTATATCCCGACACATTGGTATGGGTGCGTGATTTCTCTTATAGTTATAATGAGCCAATGAGCCAGCGTTATTTTGCTCACCCGGCTTTTGCTAACTATCCTGTAGTTGGAACTACCTGGAAACAGGCAAATGCATTTTGTAACTGGCGTACACGTCACCTCAATGACTTCAATGATAAGAAAGGATATGCAACAGAATCAAGCTATCGCTTGCCTTCTGAAGCAGAGTGGGAATATGCAGCCCGTGGCGGACGTTCACAATCAATGTTCCCTTGGGGTAACTATTATCTCCGCAACCGTAAAGGATGTTTAATGGCCAACTTTAAACCCGGCCGTGGTAACTATCCTGAAGACGGTGGTTTCTATACTGTACGTGCAGATGCTTATTGGCCAAACGATTTCGGTCTTTACAATATGGCTGGTAACGTGGCAGAGTGGACAGGTTCTCTTTACTATGAAGGAGCATACAACTTTGCACATGACATGAACCCCGATATCCGTTACAATGCAAAGGACAGCGATCCTCCACGCATGAAACGTAAAGTGGTTCGTGGTGGTAGCTGGCAGTCGGTTGGTTACTTCCTGCAAACAAGTACCCGTAACTATGAGTATCAGGATACAGCAAAATCATACATCGGTTTCCGTTGCGTGATCAACCTGCCACCTATGATGCGCAAACGTTAA